TTGCGGGAGCCGGAATCTGGCACCCTGAGAAGGAAACTCTTCAGATAATACGAGAGGCCATTGTGTCGCATCCAGGAAAATGGAAAGAGATTCTGGCCGATAAAAAATTCAAGAAGACGCATCAACTCGCCGGAGATTCTCTGGTTCGCCCGCCCGCCGGATTTGATCCAAATCACCCTTTAATAGAACATCTAAAGCGAAAAGATTTTATTTCAATTGCCGAGCTAACCGAAAAAGATGTCCGTTCGCCCGATTTTATCGAACAGTTCGCCAGACTCTGCAAAACGACGGCGCCATTGATGAAATTTCTGACTGTGACCCTCAATCTGCGTTGGTAAGATCGATGACCCGTTCAAGAAGAAGTTGGATTTTTTTCCTGAAGGCCTTAAATCGCTTTTTTGCGGTCGATGGACTCTTTCTTGCTTCGGGACTAGCTTTTGAACTCCTGCTTTCCTGTATTCCCTTTCTTTTTCTGGTTGCCTCTGCTCTTGGTTTTTTTCTCTTTAAGAAGGATCTGGAAATGGTCTGGCTACAGGAAATTCTTCACAACCTGTTGCCTTCCACCCGCCAAACATTCACGGAAGTTCTTTCAACGATTACCGACAACCGGAATTCGTTTGGCCTCGCCGGTTTTCTCTTTTTCTTTCTATTTAGCAGTTCCATGTTTGGATCTGTACGTACCGTTCTGGATCGGATCTTTGAGTTGAAGCAGGACCGCCATTTTCTGATGGATAAACTCTGGGATTTAATCGTCATGTTCATGGCGTCTATTTTATTTGTCCTCGCGATGGGAATCGAATCTCTATTATTAATCATGGAGAGAATCGGTGAACGAAGTCACATTTTCAAAACCCTTATTGCCCAGGAGTGGACGGCAACTAGTTTTTTGCTCGGGCTCGGCTTCACCATCTCATTATTTCTTATTTTGTATCGATTTTGTCCCTCTATCCGGATCGGAAATAAAGCGCTATGGATAACTTCAATAACCGGAACGATTCTATTTGAAATTTCAAAGCTTGTTTTTAACTGGTATATGACGCTTTCGACTAACTATACACTTCTCTTCGGCACTTTAAGCGGCGTTTTATTTTTTATTTTATGGATATATTACTCTTGTTTGGTATTTGTTCTTTCCGCAGTAGTGGGATGGACAATCGAGAATTCTCTGATGGATAAGGGATCATAGGTCGATTCCAGTAATCTTCGGTCCTCTCCGAAAATATAGCAGTTGCTAAACAATAATTTCATTGACATCTAAGTTTGAGTCTTTAAATGGAGAGTTAAATCTCGATCTGGCGTCCAATTTCAACGACCTGATTCCTGGGCAGGCTAAAGTATTCGCTTATTTGGGCTGAGTTTCGTTGCAAAAAAGAATAAACATTCTCTTTCCAGGCAGGAAGGGCGGACCCTGTCCCATGTAAAACGGTCTCATGTCCGATGTAGTAGGTTACATCGCTTAAATCAAGTCGGCATTCCGTTTCCGACCTCTTTAATAGTTCCGGGATATCAATCGTCTCCATAAAACCGTAATCAGCAACAATCCGCCAGAAATTTTCCCCAAGTTTTTCAATTTTTAAGCGATTTTCAGGTTTTACCCACGGCGTATGCCTCACAACAATCGCGAGGGCAACTACCTGAGAATGGAGTGCCCTGTTATGGGTAACATGCCAGATGATAATGGGCGGAGTCTGCTCTGTCAGTTTATCCATAAAGACAGCGACCCCGGGAACCCGGGGAATATGTTGGTCGGAAATGTCTTTTATAAAAGATTCCACCGGAACAGCATGGCTTCTCATTTTGTTCCCAACAGCCGATGCGCCCAAGTGCCAAGTTCTCATTAAAAAGAATACCCCGCTGGCCAAGAGCAACGGCACCCATCCTCCCTCCAGGATTTTCATCAGGTTCCCGGAAAGAAACGCCAGGTCGACAAGGCAAAATAATCCAGCCAGAAGGAGACTCACCCACAATGACCACTCCCAATTCTCCCTCATGGTGAAAAAAAGAAGAATGGTCGTCAGAAACATCGTCAGGGAAACTGCAATACCATATGCGCCGGCAAGTCGATCGGAACTCCCGAATGACGCGGTGAGTATTAGAGTGACGAGCATGAGAAGCCAGTTGATAGAACCAATGTAGATCTGACCATAGCTTTCGGAGGATGTCTGTCGAATATGGAGGCGCGGAGACCAGCCTAGTTGAATCGCCTGTCGAGTCATTGAAAAAATACCCGTGATGATTGACTGGCTGGCAACGATTGTGGCCAGAGTTGCGACGCAAATCACAGGAACAAGGAAACCCGAAGGCGATAGGCGATAAAAGATGCTATCATCGAGATTACTTCCTGACATTACCAGAGCCGTTTGGCCCGCATAATTCAGAAGAAGGGATGGTAAGACAAGACCATACCAGGCCATACGGATAGGTCGGACACCGAAATGTCCCATATCAGCATATAGCGCCTCTGCTCCAGTTACCGCAAGAAACACCCCGCCCAATACGAGGAATCCAGAATGCCCGCTTGTTAAGAGAAATTTAATGGCATGCCAGGGGTTTAATGCCGCCAAGACTCCCGGATAAATCAGGATCCCCCTGATTCCCAAAATCGCAAGAATAATAAACCACAAAACCATGATCGGCCCAAAGATCCAGCCGATTTTCGCTGTTCCTAGGAACTGGACAGCAAAAAGAACAATGAGAATGGCAAGAGAAAGTGGAAGAACGTAATGGGAGATGCCCGGATCTACGATTTTGATCCCTTCTACGGCTGATAGCACGGATATCGCAGGAGTCAGAACTCCATCTCCATATATCAGGGCCGCGCCAAACAACCCTATTGCGATCGTAAGACCCCTGCGCATCTTGTTTCCTTTAAGCAAGGCCATCAAAGCTAAAATGCCCCCTTCGCCCTGGTTATCAGCACGCATCACGAAAAGGACATATTTGACAGAGACCGTAATCAACAAAGCCCAGATGATCAGTGAAAGGAGGCTAAGCGCAACTTCAGGCGAAGGTTTCCCTCCGGCAAGATCTACCACTACCCTCAAGGTATATAGCGGGCTTGTCCCGATATCTCCAAAGACAATGCCAATTGCGGCAAGAAGAAGCGTTGGAAAATCCTTTTGATGAGTACGTGTTTTCATTTTCAGATTTTAGTAAAGTTTCCGGGTATACTTGATCACTTACAAACTCTTTCGGATTGAGTCGCAATATTTGCGTGGTTATTTTAAATCGGGTCATAGTAACACCCGTTACATCAATTAATCAATTTACTTTAAAAACAGATGCTGAGTTTCAAAGAATGCCATTTTGAGAGGAAAACCATTTTTTCCCCGCTGGTATCGGGCCCACGCCTGTTTTATCGATATCATGATAAGAGGGTTACTCCCCTATTTTACGGACACATCTAAAAAGGTTATATTAGCACAGGAGGTGTGTCATGTTAACAAGACGGAAATTCAGCAAGGAGTTTAAGCGTGAGGCGGTAGAACTGGTGAAATCCAGTTCAAAGCCGGCAAGGGATCTGGGGATAGGTGTCAATATCCTGAGCCGCTGGTGCCGGGAGATGGAAAAAGAGGGGGGAAAAGCCTTTCGGGGTCAGGGAATTCCGAGAGATGAGGAGCTAGCCACCCTGAAGCGTGAGCTGAACCAGGTTAAGAAGGAACGGGATTTTTTAAAAGAAGCGGCGGCGTTCTTCGCGAGAGGATCGAAGTAAGATTCCGGGCGATTGAGTGTTGCCGCGATAGCTATCCGATTCGATTGATGTGCCGGTGTCTGAATGTGTCTCCCAGTAGTTATTACGGCTGGAGAGACCGCCCACTAAGTAAAAGGGCCCAAGAGAATCAACGATTATTGAATCGGATCAAGGTTCTTCATGCCGAAAGTGATGGGGTCAAGGGAAGAGGGAGAATCTGGGAGGATTTGCGCTATGACGGGGAATCCTGCAGCAAGCATCGGATCGCTCGGCTCATGCAAAGATCGGGCATTCAGGGAATCCTGCAGCGGCGACGTTGGAAGAAGAAGGACTCGGGTCGACGACCTGTGGGAGTGGAGAATCACCTCGAACGTGACTTTAAGGCAGATGAACCGAATACCAAGTGGGTAACCGATATTACCTATATTCGGACTGCAGAGAGGTGGTTATACCTGTGTGTTGTACTGGATCTGCACTGTGGGATTGTCGTGGGCTGGTCGATGAGCCATCAGCAAGAGAAGCAACTGGTCCTCCAAGCTGTGTTGATGGCCTTATGGCAACGGAAAGATCGGCAACCGGTTATTCTGCATTCTGATCGCGGGGGCCAGTTTATCAGCGATGAATACCAGGGCTTTCTCTCAGGTCACAACCTGGTCTGCAGCATGAGTACAGTAGGCAGTTGTGCTGACAATGCGGCAATGGAAGGATTCTTCGGGATGTTAAAACGCGAACGGGTAAACCGACGACAGTATCGGACTCGTAACGAAGCCAGAGCGGATATATTTGACTATATCGAGTGCTTTCACAATCCGAGGCGAAGAAGGAAGCTTGAAGAAGTTAAACAGAATAATTTACTCTTAACTCAACTGTTCGTGAAAACAGGGTAGAACCCGTGAGAGATAAATAGCTAAAAAAGAGGTCATATTTCTGCTATAAAAGTTCTCAGTATACATCTGGGTAAAAGAACGTGCACACAATGGACATTAAAATGAGTTTTCCCAAGTTGAGAACATGGGTTATATTGAGCGTAATTCTATGTGCCTGTGTTCACACTTATCATTTGAAAGACGATTACGATCTGCGTGCAAAAATAAGAACAGCAGAAGAATTCAATGATGCCGAAGGTTCTAGGAACGCGTACGGAATGGCCCTCGAAAAAGCCCGTCAGTATAACGCCGATCCTCAAGAACTAGCGACTTTGAATTATGAATATGGACGTGCTTCCGGCATTGTGTGCAATTTTGTGGAGGCAGAGAATCATCTATTGGAGGCGATGAAACTTGATGAACAATCATCTGGACCCGTTCATATGGATCTAGTTGAACTGGCCAGGCTAAACTATGATCAAAAGAAGTATTCTCAAGCCATTCCGTATTTCGAACGCGCCATTCTCGTCCTCCAACAAATGAATGGACCTAAACTAGCACCAATAGGTCTTGCCGATATCCTCGATGAATATTCCCATGCCCTAATTGAAATCGGAAAGTCCGAGGAGTCCAGAAATGTGCATGAGCGGGCAGAAAGGTTAAGAAGAGATAATCCCATGGGTGAATCCATTACTGACAGAACACCATACGGAACCAAATGCGATAAACACTAGAGCCATTTTGAAATTATTTCTAATTCTCCTACTTTTACTATTAGGATCTCCTTTATTTTCTGGATGTGTGCACCTGCCTCCTCCAGCCATGGCACCTCCGATTTCTCCTGTACTCAATTCTTCGGAACGATTCAAATTCAAAGGTTATTCCATATTACCTCCGCCTGGAGGCGATTGGGGATACAGAGCAATGGAACCTTGGGACATTGTCTTTTTCAAAAGATTGGAGTCTAAATTGCACACATTTACCGCTAATGCCGTAGCTACTCCATATATCATTAAATTTGAAAAACCTGAAGATTTCTTGGAATATGTGAAAAGCATAAAAAAACGAGATACAGTTTCCGACCGCTTCAAAGTGTTGGAACAGGAGGCCCACATAGATCCAACATTTGGCCGTTATTGCGTACGCTTATTCCTAAAATCTGAAGATCACGCAGCGCCGAATGTAGATGCGCCCATATTAATATTGGAGATTCATGATCTTACCTGTGTTCATCCAGATACTCCAGACTGGGTTATTTCGGTAGGCTACTCTGAAAGATATGAACCAGGGAGAGGCAATGCGGAATTGAATCAAGTGGGCGAGCAATTTTTGAAAAGTCTTCAATTCATGCCAATTGAATGAAAGTGTATGTAAGATGCAACAAACAACTCTTACTTCCAGTAAGTCACACCTAATTGCCCACCTGTTTGATAGCGGACTTTAAACGGCAATCCTCACCTGTTTGTTATTATTACAACAGAGATTGACCTTAAACCACCTATCGTATAGATTCTAATCTGAGGCAAAAAATAATACCTGTCATGGTAATACCATAATAACTAGCCATTTAAAACATTTGAAACGAATAGTCATTATATTTGCCGTCATCTCAATTGCCGGAATCCTCGTCTGGGCAAATTGGCCTATTTCTCCACTTCCGGATGGCAGTGTATCTAACTATCTTATAATTACAAAATCAACTCGATCTCTTGAGCTCTATAAAGACCATACGCTCCTGCGCTCATACCACGTTTCTATAGGTCGTCACTCAGTGGGTCCGAAACAAAAAGAGGGTGACGGACGTACACCGGAAGGGACATATACAATTGATTACCACAAGCAGGCCAGTTCCTTTCACAAAGCTCTTCATATTTCCTATCCCTCGAATTCTGAAACAGCGCAGGCATTGGCAAGGGGTGATAAACCCGGTGGACTGATTATGATTCACGGCATGAGAAACGGGCTTGGCTTTCTCGGACGATTACACACTTTCTTGGATTGGACCGATGGGTGTATCGCTGTCACAAATCATGAGATAGAAGAGATTTGGCGAGTGGTTCCTGATGGCACTCCGGTTAATATTCGACCATGATATGGTGACAAGAATTCTTCTACGGAAGGATCTCTTGTTTAATCCTTCCAGTTATCCTCAGGTTCTCAGTTCGCCATTCCATCCAACCTTATTAATGGCAATCCTTACCATTGATTCTCTGCAATTGCAATTTTGCCATAACGCAGTATAATGCAATAAAACTTTTTCCGAAACTTCTCTTATCGATAATAAAACCGGTCGAATCTTTGTTTATCTATTAAATTGACATTAAGCACTTATGAATAAAAAACCCAGAAGTTGGTGGATTGCAGGTTTGCTAAGCCTTATTATTCCGGGATTAGGACAGATTTATAATGGACAGGCTCGAAAGGGACTTATTTTCTTTATCATTGCCGATATTGTTTTTGCTTGGTCCTATGTTGCTCCATGACAGCAAGAATGTCGTCATTATTATTCCCGCTCTTTATCTAGTATCCTTGGCTTACCGCATCATAGTGATTTGGGATTCGATCAGGACCGCACGAATAACGAGCCCTGAATTTTTATTAAAAAAATATAATAAAATACCTATATATATTGGTTTAATGTCCTTTGTATTTATCATTTACATTGGGCTTACTGCTTTTATCAAAAATAATTATTTGCAGGCATACCGAATACCTGCAGCCAGCATGGAGCCAACACTGATTATCGGTGACAAAATTCTCGTAGACAGACATTCTTCTGGACGAATCCCTAATCGAGGAGACCTGATTGTTTTCGAATACCCCAGAGCTACCAACGTAGATTTAATTAAACGTGTAGTGGCAATCGGGGGTGATACTGTGGAAGTTCGTAATAAGTTCCTTTTAATGAATGGCCAAGAGGTAACTGAACCTAATGTTGTTCACAGGGACCCGAATGTAATTCCTGAACGTGACAATTTCGGCCCCGTAAAGGTTCCTGACGTAAAATCTTTGTCATGGGCGATAACCGGGATAAGAGTCTTGACAGTAGATTCTGGGGTTTCCTTGATAAGTCAAAAATAAAAGGTACAGTCATGGGCATCTATCTGCCACTGAATCGTTTAGGTCCTGTGTATTAGAATAAAAACCTGGTTATTCATTCCCGCGCGGTTGAAATAATCAAGCGCGGGATTTTCTTATGGTGTAGGAGCATCCCTTTGATGTTCTTCTATTTGATCCTTCCAGTAGTTCAGCATTGATCGAAAATAAAACACTTCGT
This window of the Nitrospirota bacterium genome carries:
- a CDS encoding YihY/virulence factor BrkB family protein, with amino-acid sequence MTRSRRSWIFFLKALNRFFAVDGLFLASGLAFELLLSCIPFLFLVASALGFFLFKKDLEMVWLQEILHNLLPSTRQTFTEVLSTITDNRNSFGLAGFLFFFLFSSSMFGSVRTVLDRIFELKQDRHFLMDKLWDLIVMFMASILFVLAMGIESLLLIMERIGERSHIFKTLIAQEWTATSFLLGLGFTISLFLILYRFCPSIRIGNKALWITSITGTILFEISKLVFNWYMTLSTNYTLLFGTLSGVLFFILWIYYSCLVFVLSAVVGWTIENSLMDKGS
- a CDS encoding KUP/HAK/KT family potassium transporter — translated: MKTRTHQKDFPTLLLAAIGIVFGDIGTSPLYTLRVVVDLAGGKPSPEVALSLLSLIIWALLITVSVKYVLFVMRADNQGEGGILALMALLKGNKMRRGLTIAIGLFGAALIYGDGVLTPAISVLSAVEGIKIVDPGISHYVLPLSLAILIVLFAVQFLGTAKIGWIFGPIMVLWFIILAILGIRGILIYPGVLAALNPWHAIKFLLTSGHSGFLVLGGVFLAVTGAEALYADMGHFGVRPIRMAWYGLVLPSLLLNYAGQTALVMSGSNLDDSIFYRLSPSGFLVPVICVATLATIVASQSIITGIFSMTRQAIQLGWSPRLHIRQTSSESYGQIYIGSINWLLMLVTLILTASFGSSDRLAGAYGIAVSLTMFLTTILLFFTMRENWEWSLWVSLLLAGLFCLVDLAFLSGNLMKILEGGWVPLLLASGVFFLMRTWHLGASAVGNKMRSHAVPVESFIKDISDQHIPRVPGVAVFMDKLTEQTPPIIIWHVTHNRALHSQVVALAIVVRHTPWVKPENRLKIEKLGENFWRIVADYGFMETIDIPELLKRSETECRLDLSDVTYYIGHETVLHGTGSALPAWKENVYSFLQRNSAQISEYFSLPRNQVVEIGRQIEI
- a CDS encoding IS3 family transposase (programmed frameshift); this translates as MLTRRKFSKEFKREAVELVKSSSKPARDLGIGVNILSRWCREMEKEGGKAFRGQGIPRDEELATLKRELNQVKKERGFFKRSGGVLRERIEVRFRAIECCRDSYPIRLMCRCLNVSPSSYYGWRDRPLSKRAQENQRLLNRIKVLHAESDGVKGRGRIWEDLRYDGESCSKHRIARLMQRSGIQGILQRRRWKKKDSGRRPVGVENHLERDFKADEPNTKWVTDITYIRTAERWLYLCVVLDLHCGIVVGWSMSHQQEKQLVLQAVLMALWQRKDRQPVILHSDRGGQFISDEYQGFLSGHNLVCSMSTVGSCADNAAMEGFFGMLKRERVNRRQYRTRNEARADIFDYIECFHNPRRRRKLEEVKQNNLLLTQLFVKTG
- a CDS encoding tetratricopeptide repeat protein; its protein translation is MSFPKLRTWVILSVILCACVHTYHLKDDYDLRAKIRTAEEFNDAEGSRNAYGMALEKARQYNADPQELATLNYEYGRASGIVCNFVEAENHLLEAMKLDEQSSGPVHMDLVELARLNYDQKKYSQAIPYFERAILVLQQMNGPKLAPIGLADILDEYSHALIEIGKSEESRNVHERAERLRRDNPMGESITDRTPYGTKCDKH
- a CDS encoding L,D-transpeptidase family protein; translated protein: MKRIVIIFAVISIAGILVWANWPISPLPDGSVSNYLIITKSTRSLELYKDHTLLRSYHVSIGRHSVGPKQKEGDGRTPEGTYTIDYHKQASSFHKALHISYPSNSETAQALARGDKPGGLIMIHGMRNGLGFLGRLHTFLDWTDGCIAVTNHEIEEIWRVVPDGTPVNIRP
- the lepB gene encoding signal peptidase I, which translates into the protein MDRLERDLFSLSLPILFLLGPMLLHDSKNVVIIIPALYLVSLAYRIIVIWDSIRTARITSPEFLLKKYNKIPIYIGLMSFVFIIYIGLTAFIKNNYLQAYRIPAASMEPTLIIGDKILVDRHSSGRIPNRGDLIVFEYPRATNVDLIKRVVAIGGDTVEVRNKFLLMNGQEVTEPNVVHRDPNVIPERDNFGPVKVPDVKSLSWAITGIRVLTVDSGVSLISQK